From one Rhodoferax sp. PAMC 29310 genomic stretch:
- a CDS encoding cytochrome c — MKLLTSLFLVAALAVPAFSTVAEEAKVEPAKAAKPDLVKGEASFAAVCASCHSADGNSSIAANPKLAQQHPEYLMKQLAEFKSGKRANAIMSGFSAMLSEDDMRNIAFWLHSKPAKPGFAKEKDLVALGERIYRGGIADRQVPACAGCHSPNGAGIPAQYPRLSGQHAEYTKTQLTAFRDGARKNSDQMTQVAAKLNDREIKAVSDYIAGLR; from the coding sequence ATGAAGTTGCTCACCTCACTTTTCCTTGTTGCCGCATTGGCTGTTCCCGCTTTTTCCACCGTTGCCGAGGAGGCGAAAGTTGAACCGGCAAAGGCCGCCAAGCCCGACTTGGTCAAAGGCGAAGCCAGTTTTGCGGCCGTCTGCGCCAGTTGCCACTCGGCTGACGGTAATTCATCGATCGCTGCCAACCCGAAGTTGGCGCAGCAACATCCTGAATACTTGATGAAGCAATTGGCCGAGTTCAAGTCCGGCAAGCGTGCCAACGCCATCATGTCGGGCTTCTCCGCCATGCTGAGCGAAGACGACATGCGCAATATCGCGTTTTGGCTTCACTCCAAGCCTGCCAAACCTGGTTTTGCCAAGGAAAAAGATTTGGTGGCTCTGGGTGAGCGCATTTACCGTGGCGGAATCGCTGATCGTCAAGTGCCCGCATGCGCCGGATGCCATAGCCCGAATGGCGCCGGTATTCCTGCGCAATACCCCCGTTTGAGTGGTCAGCATGCTGAATATACGAAAACCCAGTTGACCGCTTTCCGTGATGGCGCTCGTAAAAACAGCGACCAGATGACGCAAGTGGCGGCTAAGTTGAATGATCGTGAGATCAAAGCGGTGTCTGATTACATTGCTGGCCTGCGCTAG
- a CDS encoding cytochrome c biogenesis protein ResB, translated as MTVSTEGFELKSGSRLWRGTIELLSAMRFSISLLTLICIASVIGTVLKQNEPINNYINQFGPFWTEVFGVVSLYSVYSAWWFMLILAFLVVSTSLCVARNTPKILVDLQTYKENIREQSLKAFPQRAQSDLNESPKVAAERIGTMLVGGGWKVKLQQRDGAGVGGWMVAAKAGGANKLGYIAAHSAIVLICLGGLVDGDLLIRAQLWFNGKSIFTGGGMIADVKPEHRLSASNPTFRGNLLVTEGTQSNTAILSQSDGVLIQELPFSVELKKFIVEYYSTGMPKLFASDIVIHDRETGEALPARVEVNHPVKHRGVEIFQSSFEDGGSRVKLKSIPLSVQAKAFDIEGVVGGSSELTNGSEKMTLEYTGLRIINVENFAGDGSTSVDVRKVDLRTQLDARLGAANKAGEKSELRNVGPSVSYKLRDASGQAREYNNYMLPVTMGDGSSVFLMGVRNTPADPFRYLRVPADDQGSSNGFFRMHVALADPAVREKLVQRYVSRAVDVNRPDLIKPLTASTARVLDLFAGTQGGPEGQLIGGLQAVADFLDASVPEAEREKAGDVLIRILNGVLFELAQLTREQAGLKPLESNDQTLAFMSQSVLALSDVQHYPAPMALQLEDFTHVQASVFQVARAPGKSVVYLGCAMLILGVFAMLYIRERRVWVWLAPRESNGDEASTATMAMSSNRKTMDGDREFEQLKLKLIGIKEE; from the coding sequence ATGACCGTTTCGACCGAGGGTTTTGAACTCAAATCCGGATCACGCCTTTGGCGCGGCACTATCGAACTGTTGTCAGCCATGCGGTTCTCCATTTCCTTGCTGACACTTATTTGCATTGCGTCGGTTATCGGGACCGTGCTCAAGCAAAACGAGCCGATCAACAACTACATCAATCAATTTGGCCCGTTTTGGACTGAAGTCTTCGGAGTAGTCAGCCTGTACTCAGTCTACAGCGCATGGTGGTTCATGTTGATATTGGCCTTTCTTGTGGTCAGTACGTCGCTGTGCGTCGCACGCAACACCCCCAAGATATTGGTTGATTTGCAGACTTACAAGGAAAACATCCGTGAGCAAAGTCTGAAAGCATTTCCCCAGCGGGCGCAGTCAGACCTCAATGAGTCCCCGAAGGTGGCGGCTGAGCGTATCGGTACGATGTTGGTCGGTGGCGGTTGGAAAGTCAAGTTGCAGCAGCGCGACGGCGCAGGAGTGGGCGGTTGGATGGTCGCAGCCAAAGCCGGCGGTGCGAATAAGCTCGGTTATATCGCGGCACACAGTGCGATCGTGTTGATCTGCTTGGGCGGTTTAGTCGACGGTGATTTGCTGATTAGGGCGCAGCTGTGGTTCAACGGAAAGTCTATTTTCACGGGCGGCGGCATGATTGCCGATGTCAAGCCTGAGCATCGCTTGAGTGCCAGTAATCCGACGTTTAGAGGCAACTTGTTGGTCACGGAAGGGACGCAATCCAATACCGCGATTTTGAGCCAGTCGGACGGCGTGCTCATTCAGGAGCTACCGTTCTCGGTGGAACTGAAGAAATTTATTGTTGAGTATTACTCGACGGGTATGCCCAAATTGTTTGCCAGCGACATCGTGATTCATGACAGGGAAACGGGCGAAGCCTTGCCAGCCCGTGTCGAGGTGAATCATCCGGTAAAGCATCGCGGAGTCGAGATCTTTCAATCCAGCTTTGAGGATGGCGGGTCACGCGTCAAGCTCAAATCCATACCGCTGAGCGTTCAGGCCAAGGCCTTTGACATTGAGGGTGTGGTGGGCGGTTCATCTGAACTGACCAATGGCAGTGAAAAGATGACGTTGGAGTACACAGGGCTTCGGATCATCAACGTTGAAAACTTTGCTGGCGATGGAAGCACCTCTGTCGATGTGCGAAAAGTAGATTTGCGGACCCAGCTTGATGCTCGGTTGGGAGCGGCCAATAAAGCGGGTGAGAAAAGTGAGCTACGCAACGTGGGCCCCAGCGTCAGCTACAAATTGCGAGATGCATCTGGCCAGGCAAGGGAATACAACAACTACATGCTGCCTGTGACGATGGGCGATGGAAGTTCGGTATTTTTGATGGGTGTGCGTAACACGCCCGCAGACCCGTTCAGATACCTTCGCGTGCCAGCCGACGATCAGGGTTCGTCAAACGGCTTCTTCAGAATGCATGTCGCGTTGGCTGATCCCGCGGTGCGTGAAAAGCTTGTTCAGCGCTACGTGTCACGGGCAGTCGACGTCAATCGTCCCGATTTGATCAAGCCATTGACCGCTTCAACGGCCCGGGTGTTGGACTTGTTTGCGGGAACTCAAGGCGGTCCTGAGGGTCAGCTGATTGGTGGCTTGCAAGCGGTGGCAGATTTTTTGGATGCCAGTGTGCCAGAGGCGGAGCGTGAGAAAGCCGGCGATGTGTTGATCAGGATTCTGAATGGCGTCCTGTTTGAACTTGCGCAATTGACACGCGAACAAGCAGGATTGAAACCCCTGGAATCGAATGATCAGACACTGGCGTTTATGTCGCAGTCTGTATTGGCACTCAGTGATGTACAGCATTACCCGGCACCCATGGCGTTACAGCTGGAGGACTTCACCCACGTTCAGGCCAGTGTGTTTCAGGTGGCGCGAGCCCCTGGCAAGAGCGTGGTCTATCTGGGGTGCGCGATGCTGATTTTGGGCGTTTTTGCCATGCTCTATATTCGTGAACGACGGGTATGGGTTTGGTTGGCCCCCCGCGAGAGCAATGGGGATGAGGCGTCCACCGCGACGATGGCCATGTCCAGCAATCGAAAAACCATGGACGGTGACCGCGAGTTTGAGCAACTTAAGCTGAAACTGATCGGAATCAAGGAAGAATGA
- the ccsB gene encoding c-type cytochrome biogenesis protein CcsB produces the protein MNTASTTLTKTMTLNEGYFSKRNWYDWLFAALVLAGGAFALFQYHGGMDVYEKAITAGAVPCAIMLGWFWRPLRTLMLMVAGFSLWGIVSYQGSLANADSVFWLKYFLSSQSAILWMSMLFFMSTIFYWIGMFASRQGDAMSLVASKLAWVAVAMALIGTMVRWYESYLVGADVGHIPVSNLYEVFVLFCWMTAAFYLYFEAQYKTRALGAFVMLVVSAAVGFLLWYTLVRGAHEIQPLVPALKSWWMKLHVPANFIGYGTFALAAMVAFAYLIKQQATETRWYKLAPLWLLGIVLCFEPIVFRKSSATGLSDYWAVYFGLSALIIGSILFGRRHIAARLPSFEVLDDVMYKSIAVGFAFFTIATVLGALWAADAWGGYWSWDPKETWALIVWLNYAAWLHMRLMKGLRGTIAAWWALAGLAVTTFAFIGVNMFLSGLHSYGTL, from the coding sequence ATGAATACTGCCTCAACCACGCTGACAAAAACGATGACGTTAAACGAGGGCTACTTTTCCAAGCGCAACTGGTATGACTGGTTGTTTGCGGCCTTGGTTTTAGCCGGTGGGGCGTTCGCCTTGTTCCAATACCACGGCGGTATGGATGTCTACGAAAAGGCGATCACGGCAGGGGCTGTGCCCTGCGCCATCATGTTGGGATGGTTTTGGCGACCGCTTCGGACCTTGATGTTGATGGTCGCGGGGTTCTCTTTGTGGGGCATCGTGTCCTACCAAGGTAGTTTGGCCAACGCAGACAGCGTTTTTTGGCTGAAATACTTTTTATCCAGTCAATCGGCTATTTTGTGGATGAGCATGCTCTTCTTCATGAGCACGATTTTTTACTGGATTGGCATGTTCGCGTCCCGGCAAGGCGACGCCATGTCACTGGTCGCCTCCAAACTGGCCTGGGTTGCCGTCGCTATGGCTTTGATTGGCACCATGGTTCGCTGGTACGAAAGCTACCTCGTAGGGGCCGACGTTGGGCATATTCCTGTGAGCAACTTGTATGAAGTATTCGTCCTGTTTTGCTGGATGACCGCGGCGTTTTACCTGTATTTTGAGGCCCAGTACAAGACCCGGGCACTCGGCGCATTTGTAATGTTGGTGGTCAGCGCGGCTGTTGGTTTTTTGCTTTGGTACACCTTGGTTCGGGGCGCGCATGAAATCCAACCATTGGTTCCGGCCCTCAAAAGCTGGTGGATGAAGCTGCATGTCCCTGCCAATTTCATTGGGTACGGCACGTTTGCGCTGGCGGCGATGGTGGCATTTGCTTACCTGATCAAACAGCAGGCGACTGAGACGCGATGGTACAAACTGGCTCCCCTGTGGTTGCTCGGCATCGTCTTGTGTTTCGAACCCATTGTGTTTCGAAAATCTTCGGCCACGGGTTTGAGTGACTACTGGGCCGTGTACTTCGGCCTGTCGGCACTGATCATTGGCTCCATTCTCTTTGGGCGCCGTCATATCGCGGCTCGTCTGCCTTCGTTTGAAGTGCTGGACGACGTGATGTACAAGTCAATTGCAGTCGGTTTCGCATTTTTCACCATTGCAACGGTTTTGGGTGCACTTTGGGCTGCGGATGCATGGGGTGGCTACTGGAGCTGGGATCCCAAGGAAACCTGGGCCTTGATTGTTTGGCTGAATTACGCGGCGTGGTTGCATATGCGCCTCATGAAGGGGCTGCGGGGCACCATTGCGGCTTGGTGGGCACTAGCTGGCTTGGCCGTCACGACTTTCGCATTCATTGGCGTCAATATGTTCTTAAGCGGCTTGCACAGCTACGGTACCCTGTAG